In Puntigrus tetrazona isolate hp1 chromosome 22, ASM1883169v1, whole genome shotgun sequence, one genomic interval encodes:
- the LOC122328116 gene encoding gastrula zinc finger protein XlCGF49.1-like, with translation MRDPEPCRMKHTEEQTEKTLLQKNFLKRRNEKSFTCIQCGRSVKCKRDLNIHMMIHTGERPFTCDQCGKSFRQSSHFKNHMNIHTREKLYECDQCGKTFLRASGLKAHMKVHSNVKPHSCSLCGKSFSKLQTLQVHQKIHTGVRDYMCFQCEKTFITAGHLSRHQRIHAGEKPYKCSHCDKRFNTSGNLKKHKRIHTGENIMLSHIDL, from the exons atGAGAGATCCAGAACCCTGCAGAATGAAACACACTGAAGAACAAACAG AAAAAACTCTCTTGCAGAAAAATTTCCTGAAAAGAAGAAATGAGAAGAGTTTCACTTGCATTCAGTGTGGAAGGAGTGTGAAATGCAAACGTGATCTTAATATTCACATGatgatccacaccggagagagaccGTTCAcgtgtgatcagtgcgggaagagtttcagaCAATCATCACACTTTAAAAACCACATGAACATCCACACCAGAGAGAAACTGTATGAATGTGATCAATGTGGAAAGACGTTTTTGCGGGCTTCAGGACTGAAGGCGCATATGAAAGTACATTCAAATGTGAAGCCACATTCATGTTCtttgtgtggaaagagtttttcCAAACTGCAGACTTTACAAGTTCACCAGAAGATACACACTGGTGTGAGAGACTACATGTGCTTCCAGTGTGAGAAGACCTTTATTACAGCTGGACATTTGAGTCGGCACCAGAGGATCCACgctggagagaaaccttacaagtgttcacactgcGACAAGAGATTCAATACGTCAGGAAACCTGAAAAAACATAAgaggatccacactggagagaacaTAATGCtgtcccatattgact TGTGA
- the LOC122328117 gene encoding uncharacterized protein LOC122328117, giving the protein MVVFYQQYIEDCFRISRPLFALTSGMRKPRHPRDQKCAWYDLVVKKGDSVTLYSDLTHVKYTPQIQWCFGNQNTLIAEIIEQADRFTVYDDVLDGRFRNRLKLDNQTGSLTITNTTSEHAGEYRRYKGVFLLCICGETEEISATEGDSVTLHFNQTEIRGNFKVLCKSETENEFTFVNYSLFERFRERVELDNHTGSLTITNTRPEDAGLYKLDFKTSKAFRVSVYARLPLPVISSNCSSSSSSSSNCSLLCSAVNVSHVTLSWYRGNSLLSSISASDLSIGLSLPLEVEHQDKNIYSCVINNPIRNQTQHLDVSRLCHTCSDSQHCCGFTEAVIRLVLSALVGVATVLILVYHIRCRRAEHEQTHIHPTGSTDI; this is encoded by the exons ATGGTGGTTTTCTACCAGCAGTATATTGAGGACTGTTTTCGCATTAGTAGACCCCTTTTTGCTTTAACATCAGGCATGAGGAAACCGAGGCATCCCAGAGACCAGAAAT GTGCATGGTATGATCTGGTGGTGAAGaagggagattcagtcactctatACTCTGATCTCACTCACGTGAAGTATACTCCACAGATTCAGTGGTGCTTTGGTAATCAAAACACTTTAATCGCTGAAATCATTGAGCAGGCCGACAGATTCACTGTGTATGATGATGTTCTTGATGGGAGATTCAGAAACAGATTGAAGCTGGACaatcaaactggatctctgaccatcaccaACACCACATCTGAACACGCTGGAGAATATAGAAGATACAAGGGAG TGTTTCTTCTCTGTATTTGTGGCGAAACAGAAGAAATATCAGCGacggagggagattcagtcactctccACTTTAATCAGACTGAAATCAGAGGAAATTTCAAGGTACTTTGTAAGTCTGAAACAGAAAATGAGTTCACTTTTGTCAATTATAGTCTGTTTGAGAGATTCAGAGAAAGAGTGGAGCTGGACAATCacactggatctctgaccatcaccaACACCAGACCTGAAGATGCTGGACTTTATAAACTGGACTTTAAGACATCAAAAGCATTCAGAGTTTCTGTCTACG CTCGTCTGCCGCTTCCTGTCATCAGCAGTAACTgctcttcatcatcttcatcttcctcaAACTGCTCACTTTTGTGTTCGGCGGTGAACGTGAGTCacgtgactctctcctggtacagaggaaacagtttattgtccagcatcagtgcgtctgatctcagcatcggtctctctctacctctggaggtggaacatcaggataaaaacatctacagctgtgtgatcaacaaccccatcagaaaccagactcaACATCTGGACGTCAGCAGACTCTGTCACACGTGTTCAG ACTCTCAACACTGTTGTGGTTTTACTGAAGCTGTGATCCGATTGGTCCTCTCCGCTCTGGTGGGCGTGGCTACTGTCCTTATTCTTGTGTATCACATCAGATGCAGAAGAGCTGAACATGAACAAACACATATTCACCCAACAG gaaGTACTGACATCTAA
- the LOC122327965 gene encoding gastrula zinc finger protein XlCGF7.1-like — MRDPEPCRMKHTEEQTEPIKQNENNEINEEEEKHHVEKALSRSQTKQNCLKKRRDGKSFTCTQCGKSLKREQNLKIHMRSHTGEKPYKCSHCDMRFSQSDTLKTHERIHTGEKPYTCDQCGKSFRQKPHFMAHMRVHTGEKPFTCDLCGKSFTQSTTLKKHMNIHSGEKPFTCDQCGKSFIQSATLKDHMIIHTGEKVHECDECRKTFLRASNLKSHLKVHLKEKPHSCSLCGRTFSHQQNLKIHQKRHSGVRDFVCFECGKTFITAEELKLHQKIHTGEKPYKCSHCDKRFIRPAQLKSHERIHTGERPYHCTACGKSYTHSSSLCTHTKNNHSQ; from the exons atGAGAGATCCAGAACCCTGCAGAATGAAACACACTGAAGAACAAACag AACCGATTAAACAAAACGAGAACAACGAAATTaatgaagaggaggagaaacaTCACGTCGAAAAAGCTTTGAGTCGCTCTCAAACCAAACAGAATTGTTTAAAGAAAAGGAGAGATGGTAAATCTTTCACCTGcactcagtgtggaaagagtttgaAACGTGAACAGAATCTCAAGATTCACATGAGGagccacactggagagaaaccataCAAGTGCTCACACTGCGACATGAGATTCAGTCAGTCAGACACCCTGAAAACacacgagaggatccacaccggagagaaaccatacacatgtgatcagtgcgggaagagtttcagaCAAAAACCTCATTTTATGGCacacatgagagttcacacgGGAGAGAAACCGTTCACTTGTGATCTGTGCGGGAAGAGTTTTACGCAATCAACAACCCTTAAGAAACACATGAACATCCACTCTGGAGAGAAACCGTTCAcgtgtgatcagtgcgggaagagttttaTACAGTCAGCAACCCTTAAGGATCACATGAtcatccacaccggagagaaagtGCATGAATGTGACGAGTGCCGCAAAACATTTCTGAGGGCTTCAAACCTGAAGAGTCACCTGAAAGTTCATTTAAAGGAGAAACCACATTCGTGTTCTTTGTGCGGACGGACTTTTTCACACcagcaaaatttaaaaatacatcagaAGAGACATAGCGGTGTGAGAGATTTCGTGTGCTTCGAGTGTGGGAAGACTTTCATTACGGCAGAAGAACTGAAACTGCACCAGAagatccacactggagagaaaccttacaagtgttcacactgcGACAAGAGATTCATTCGGCCGGCACAACTTAAATCACATGAGAggattcacactggagagagacCATATCACTGCACCGCATGCGGGAAGAGTTACACTCATTCATCCTCTCTTTGCACACATACGAAAAACAATCACAGTCAGTAG